Within Cyanobium sp. AMD-g, the genomic segment CGGCGCGACCGCTGGCTGGAGCGGCGGGCGCGGGACCAGAGCGATGTCTGCAGCCTGTGGCTGCCGGGGCGACAGCCGGAGGCCGGCGCTGGGCTCGCTGCGACCTCGAATGGCGATGGTGAGAGCGGTGGGTCCGGTGATCCCCTGGCCAGCCTGATTGTCGATCTGTTCGACATCGGCTGCCTGCTGTTCGGCGACTACGTGCAGGCCTCCGGGGCCGTCTTCAACTACTACGTGGATCTGCGCCAGATCATCTCCGATCCCAACCTCTTCCACCGGGTGCTGCATGCCTATGCCGGCCAGCTCGGTGAGCTGGTCTTCGACCGCATCGCCGGCATTCCCTACGGCTCCCTGCCCACCGCCACCGGGCTGTCGCTGCAGCTGCACAAGCCCCTGCTTTACCCCCGCAAGGAGGTGAAGGCCCACGGGGCCCGCCGACTGATCGAAGGGGACTTCGAGGAGGGCGACCGGGTGGTGGTGGTGGACGACATCCTGATCACGGGCACCAGCGTGCTGGAGGGCATCGCCAAGCTGGAAAGCTCCGGCCTGGAAGTGGAGGACGTGGTGGTGTTCATCGACCACGGCGGCCAGGCGGACACCAGCGCCCGCCAGCGGCTCGCCAAGGGGGGCTATCGCTGCCATGCCGTTCTCGACATTCCGCGCATCACGGGGGTGCTGCATGGGGCCGGGCGGCTCAGCGATGAGCAGGCCGCGACCCTCGGCTACGCCCCCCCGGCGCGGGTCTTGGGCGTCGAGGGGATGCTGGCCAGCTCGTAGAGTGGCTCCGCACCCCTGAAAAACCCGGGTGCCCCCTTCCGCCATGCCCCAGGTCCAGGGTCAGCCCCCAACGATCGGCGAGCTTGAGGCGAAATATTCCCTGTACTGCAAGGCGATGCGGCTGCTTCTCAAGGAGGGCCGCACGATGGAGGCGATTCAGAAGACGGTCTGCTGGAGCCGCCTGGAGCAGCTCCACATCTGCCTTCCCAGTCGCTACAAGTCCCCCGACTACCTCTACGCCGTGCTGAAACGCGACCTGCGCTGATCACAGGTCGCCTGACTCGCCTGCCAGGATCATCCGGCGAGAAGGGTCGGAGCCCACCCAGGCGATTCCGTGAAGTCGATCTCCGACCCCTTCCTGCGCCGGCCGGTGCTGACGCTGGTGCTCAGCCTGCTGGTGCTGCTGGGCGGCCTGATCAGCCTCCCTGGGCTGAAGGTCGAGAACCTGCCCCCGATCGCCCCCGGGCGGGTGTCGGTCAGCGCCAGCTACCCAGGCGCCAGCCCCGAAGTGGTGGAGCAGGGGGTCACCAGCCTGCTGGAGAAGCAGTTCAACGGCCTGGAACGGCTGGATTCGATCCGCTCCACCAGCTCGGCCAACGGCAGCAGCATCTCCCTCAGCTTCGAGGGGGGCAATCCAGAGATCAACCAGATCAACACCCAGAACGAGGCGGCGGTGGTGAGCCGCCAGCTCCCCGCCCAGGTGTCCCGCTTCGGCGTGCAGGTTCGGCGCACCTCCGACGACCTGTTGATGGTGCTGAGCTTCAGCGCCAGCCGCGACCGCTACGACGATGTCTTTCTGAGTGGTTGGGTGGATCAGGTGATCCGCGACCGGTTGCAACGGGTGCCAGGGGTGGGGGAGGTGCGGCTGTTCGGCGGCAGCTCGCTGGCCTTCCGGCTGTG encodes:
- a CDS encoding DUF3136 domain-containing protein, producing the protein MPQVQGQPPTIGELEAKYSLYCKAMRLLLKEGRTMEAIQKTVCWSRLEQLHICLPSRYKSPDYLYAVLKRDLR